The genomic interval ATGTTCTAGTTCCTATATTCGCTCAGTCGTTTTGTACTACAGGTCTAAGTGAAAAGAACATATCAGCCTGTTTTGATAGGTACACAATAAagttatggaaaaaaacaaaactacggTAAAGTGTGACGTCCTTAGTTATGAGACCACGAGTACGGCGGCTCGCCAGGGTCCAATTCCTCGCGCCGCCGGTTCATGACGAACCGATGACCTGTTGACACTTTCCATTGAAACATaactcgcgcacacacaccgccacacacccagacacagaCACGGTGGTCAAGAAGAAACGTAAAGTCTTTTACCTCATTTACAAACGTCGACGACAACGTCTCTTGTTGACAGCGACGACGACGCTTCCGGGTCCGGAAGAGGCGTCTTGTACTGTCCTTATCGGCGGCGCggggcattatgggaaatgtggtTCTTCTGTCCCTCACCTGCGTGTCCCGCAGAACTAGGCGagcagagccgttgagagagagtaTCGGCTATATACAGGGCCGGAGTGGGTAATCGGGAGATTCGGGCATGATCCCGACGCCCGGGATTTACACTAAAACACTGAATCTGGATTAGAATGATCCGGTTTTTTGCATCCAGTGTTTTTCCTGTCCACAATCACGTAATCCAGATGACCATACGATGACTGTCGTCACGGCTTTTCAAAGCAGCGTTGGATTGGTTCACCTGATCCAcattaggggttagggttaaaaaaaaagaaaagaaaacatccctTTCCATTTAAATGTCGTTTAAACAGTCAGAGCCTCGTCTGACCCACAACCAATTAAATAAACATGGATGTATTATTCATGTACATTAGGGTTGGAACAAAGAACATTCGGTAACTGTAGTTGAGTGAgtgatttgtttctctgtttgtatGAGCCACTGgttgatttatatatatatatatatatatatatatatatgctatgTATGTGTATTGGTGCAATGTCTGTGTTCGACCACTAGGGGGCATCGCCGGCTcgtgacaaagacaaaacacagacacacacacacacagacacacacacacacacacacacacacacacacacagggggaggagcagatgaAATCGAAAGTGTTCAGTCAGTCTCAACTGAGCagaacaggaggaaaaacaggaaactaCCGAAGGTGAGTTCATATTGTTTGACttgagttttttctctcattcattaataataaatatggcATTTACCAACATGAGACGAGTGTGTAGAAGCTGTTCTCCGATCAGTTGGTGATGCAGGTGAGGCCCGTGCACAAAGAGCCAGGGGCCCCGAGAGAGGCGCCATGTTTTTATTGATCATTGTTACAGTAAGAACATgatcaacacaaacactctgtGACTGCGAttagttcagtgtgtgtgtgtgtgtgtgtgtgtgtgtgtgtgtgtgtgtgtgtctgtgtgtgtgtgtgtgtgtgtgtgtgtgtgtctgtgtgtgtgtgcgtctgtgtctctgtgtgtgtgtgtgtgtctctgtgtgtgtgtgtgtgtgtgtgtgtgtgtgtgtctctgtgtgtgagcatgtgtgtgtgtgtgtgtgtgtgtgtgtctgtgtgtgtgtgcgtctgtgtctctgtgtgtgtgtgtgtgtctctgtgtgtgtgtgtgtgtgtgtgtgtgtctctgtgtgtgtctgtgtttatgcgtgtgggtatgtgtgtgtgtgtctgtgtgtgtctgtgtgtgagcatgtgtgtgtgtgtgtgtgtgtgtgtgtgtgtcagtcagtgggcgtggtcttctGGAATCCTGGTCAGACTTCTTTTTCTGTTACATTAAAGTTATGATCTGTCACCAGGTTGTTTGCTCTTGACTGTGGTAAAACTAGGACTTTGTTTGGATCTTGTTCGATGAACTTCTCTGATCGTTTTGCCTCAGAAACTCTGTTTAAACCTGGTGATCAGTCACGAGACCATTGCCGAACTTTGgatgtatataaaatatgtgtggTTTTAATTCTACATGTAAAGAAACGAGGACTGAGTTTATCATAATGAGCTcgtgtgtctccagtgttggagcttcacctctcagaccagagaagatgagtgatctggaggaagacgaggacagagcagagtctccagtgttcagctgtgtgtccatgaaGAGTGACTGGTCCAAAGGTCATCCTCCAAACTTCAGTcctgaacctggaccctcacacTCTGAGTAAGAGACTGTGTCCACACCTCACGTTGTGTCTGGTTCAGTAAATCAACCTCCAACATGTCGATGTAGAAACTCTTCACAGTTTCcagtcacagaggaaatgttaaCAATGGGAAGATGCTCATTACAAGTTCTGATGATGTGATTAACATATTtgttttagggctgcaactaatgattatgtTCATAATCGATGtctctgtcatttattttctagaTCAATCGATAACTGTTcgatccataaaatgtcatgaaactgaaaatgttgatcgtgtttcccaaaccctgagatgatgttttgttttgtccacaccaaagatatattgagtttactgtcacagaggagcaaagaaatccaaaaatattcacatttaagaagctgaaatcagagaattttgccttttttttcatgagaacTAATTGAACCGATAAATTTGATTATCAAattagttggcgattcatttcgCTATTGATTACTAAGCGATTAacggttgcagctctaatttgatttgtccacagacaaagatcagagtctccagtgttcAGCTTTGTGTCCATGAAGAGTGACCGGTCCAAAGATGAACCTCTGGACTTCAGTGGtgaacctggaccctcacacTCTGAGTAAGAGACTGTTTCACATTTATTAGTCGCTGTCAAAGATCTTTACTCAGGATTTCTCTGaagtcacagtcacattgtgtttgttctttattgaAGCTGCTCAGAGGTTTTGTGCAGGAACATTGAAGAGAAGCAGCactgatgaaacatttttcattttcaaagctacaaaaatggaaaaagtcgATGGAAATGTTTACACCACAACTTGCAAAAGTATAACTGCATGTAACGTGTAAAAGATTGTCTGAGATGATGTTTGCATTCGACTGGTGAGCTGTGGGTTTGCCATCGCTGATGCAATGTGTCATGAAGAAAAGTCTCCGtgtccacagagagaagaggagtcatGTTTCTGAGGAGAAGCTGCCGTCCTGCTGTGCTTCTTGTCAGGACGTCCTGAAGGATCCAGTCTCCACCAGCTGTGGACACTGGCTCTGCAGACGCTGCATCACCTCATACTGGGACCAGTCGGGTTCACCAGGAGAGTCCTCCTGTCCCCAGTGTGGACAAAGATCCAGAACAGGACCTGGAGctcagacagcaggtcagagCAGCTCTGTGCAGAGTGACACTGaacttctgtctgatggttCATTTGTTCAATCATACAGCACTGACGTGTGTCTGATTGTTGAGCTTTAATCCAGCTGGCAGCTTTTCATGAGGCAtcattcaaacaacttcacactcGACAAGGTTCATGTGTTATTGCTGCACTTTCATCCAACTTACAGTTACATGTTGTGTACGGTTTATAtagatgatttattgtttgtattCATCAAAATACCTTCGGagtcaacactgcacttcctctGGTCCTCAGCCAAACACCCAAGATTGAAGTCGATCGTATGAGCGGTTGTATAGAAATTcctgaaacagaaagacaaagatttctCTGTTTATAGTTGGACGTATCTAATGAAAGTGATCATCAGactctctgtcttcagtctgACTCTGGTTCTTGTCTTTCAGCAGATGGTGGTCTGCAGCAGGTTCTAGATGAACATAAGAtcagtctgaggaggagatgtgaatgtgtgactgaaggaagtgatgacagaggaagtgaaacccTCCTCAACAGGATCTTCACTGAGCTCTAcatcacagagggacagagtgaagaggtcAATACCCAACATGAGGTGAGGCAGCTGGAGACGACTTCCAAGAAGAAGACCGTCCATGAAACTCCCATCAAGTGCCACGACATCTTTAAAGATGGACCCGACCAGCAGAGACGCATCAGAGTCGTCCTGACGAACGGCGTCGCTGGCGTTGGAAAAACCTTCTCGGTGCAGAAGTTCACTCTGGACTGGGCCGAGGGTTTGGAAAACCAAGACGTCAGTCTGCTGATTCTGCTTTCGTTCAGGGAGCTGAACCTGATCAGAGACCAGCAGCACAGTCTGCTCACGCTGCTCCGTGTTTTCCATCCATCATTACAgaaggtcacagaggagaagctcgctgtctgtagactgttgttcatctttgaTGGCCTGGATGAAAGCCGACTTTCTCTGGATTTCAACCACAGGGAGGTTGTGTCTGGTGTCACACAGAGCTCATCAGTCAACGAGCTGCTGACGAACCTCATCCAGGGGAATCTGCTTCCCTCCGCTCTCGTCTGGATAACCTCCCGACCTGCGGCGGCCAATCAGATCCCTTCTACTTGTGTTGACAGGGTGACAGAGGTACGAGGCTTCACCGACGCCCAGAAGGAGGAGTACTTCAGGAGAAggttcagtgatgaagagctgtCCAGCAGAATCATCTCACACGTGAAGACGTCCAGGAGCCTCCACATCATGTGTCAAATCCCAGTCTTCTGCTGGATCAGTGCTACAGTTCTGGAGCACATGttgaccacagaccagagagaagagctgcccaagaccctgactgacctgtactcacacttcctgctggttcagacacagaggaagaagaacaagtaTCATGAAGGACATGAGACGAGGCCACAGGAGCTGACGGAGGTCGACAGGAAAGTTCTCCTGAAGCTGGGGAGGCTGGCGTTTGAACatctgcagacaggaaacatcatgTTCTACCAAGAAGACCTGGAGCGCTGTGGTCTTGACGTCACAGAGGCCTCGGTGTACTCCGGAGTTTGTACTGAGATCTTcagaagagagtgtgtgatCTTCCAGAAAACCGTCTACTGCTTTGTTCATCTGAGCGTTCAGGAGTTTCTGGCTGCAGTCTACATGTTCCACTGTGtcaccaacagaaacacaaaagtacTGTACGACTTCCTGGGAACAAAATGGatcaacacacaacatgacTCTCTACTGGAAAACTTCCTGAAGATGACGATGGAGAAATCCCTCGAAAGTCAAAATGGCCACCTGGATCTGTTTGTTCGCTTCCTTCACGGCCTCTCTCTGGAGTCCAACCAGAGACTCTTAAGAGGCCTGATGGGTCGGACAGAGAACCATCCAACGATCATCCAGAGAGTCATCAACAATCTGAAGAAGATGAACAGTTATGAAATCTCTCCTGACAGAAGCATCAACATCTTCCACTGTCTGATAGAGATGAACGACCTCTCAGTACATCAGGAGATCCAAGAGTTCCTCAAGtcagagaacagatcagagaagGAACTCTCTGAGatccactgctctgctctggcctACATGCTGCAGATGTCAGAGGAGGTTCTGGTTGAGTTGGACCTGAACAAGTACAACACATCATTGGAGGGACGATGGAGACTGATCCCAGCTGTGAGGAACTGCAGAACGGCTCGGTGAGTCCAGACCAGtgatggacgacgtgtctccacttcctcccactgcacGAAACTGAAGCCacaatatctttatttttttaaattatggcaCGAGGAATAAAATAATCTGAAGAGGTTTACAGTGGCCAGTGACTCTATAGCGCCTCCCAGAGGTCAAGGGCTCAAACTGGCTGAAGAGAGGATCTCCTAGGGGCAAGTAAGAAAGTCTCTGATCCAGAGAACTAGTCCATGACTGATGTTGAGATCAATTGGCCTTTTCAGGAGAATGTGGGTTTTCATTGAGTTGAAAGCTGAACTGAAGTCCACTAATAAGACCCTGGCATATCCTCTAGGATGCACAAGTTGTTTAGTGAGTGAGTTGAGAAGCGTCAGAACAGCATCATCAGTGCTTctgtcacttctctctcctttcaacACAGTAACTCCATATTACCAGAAGGCAACCTTCCTTTCATTGAGACAGGTTTTCAGTTGTTTGACACCCAGTtcatgacctgtactgcagccagccaccagggggcgacccagatcttttgggagctgtcatgtcgtccatctttatctacagtcatTGGTCCAGACGTGATCAGTGACATGATGGATCAGTATAGATCAGTAGTTGAGTTCACTCAGTGTGAAATGATTTCTGATCTGAGAACGACTGTTCATCAGAAAACTGCAGAATCAAACCTTTAGTGTCTccagaggaagctgaggagttTCCTCGAGTGACGTCACCTGTCAGTGTCAGTTGGGAGTCGAGACGACGAGTTTGAGAAGTAAAGACGTGTCCTGATATATCAGATGTGTGGACATATGAGAGCACATCAGAGTCAACGtgctgcttttcattcattcatctcagATTCAAGTAAAACACAGATTCACATTAAAAGTCTGAGGAGGATTATTGATTCATGTCCAACACAATGAGATTGGATGAGATGAACCATGGACGTGTAGAGCAGATGGTCAATACATCATGACTTGTTTTCTCATCATGTGCAtcaagtgtgttttcatcacagattgtctggttttatattttctctcttcacagaTTTATTCGCTGTGAACTCTCAGAGACTCACTGTGAAGTcgtggcctcagctctgaagtccgacccctcccacctgacagaactggaccTGACCCACAACTTCTCCCTGCAGGATTCAGCAGTGAAGCTTCTGTCTGCTGGACTGGAGAGTCCACAttgtcgactggagactctgaggtcagttcactgactggatctgttgggtttgttttggacacaaacatgttcAATGTTAAAGTTTCAGTTCTGGTGAGACCAGTCATAGTGTTTGCGATCCAGAGTCGTGGAGACACTGAGATATTTCTCAGGTTTCTGGTGATGCTGCTcatctgaacatgacaaacGCTGCGTCTCTCCTCAACAAAGAAATATAGTTCAGAGCTCGTGTAACAGAAGTGATGGATCTGACAGTTCTGTTGTTCAAAGGGTCCAGTTGAGTTTCTCTTGAAAACAGATGTATGAACCTGTTGTTGTGTTCTCATGGATGCACGTGGTCATTGTAGTTGTGATGTAGGGACCAATCAGCAGACAGGACTGAaaactgttggtttgtttggacattctgttttttatgttgAGATCTTGATTttgaaacacttcctgtttccatgtctcttgtctgttcacTTGACCTTGTCCCTGTGactgtctcacctgttcctaatgtctcacctgtgttcagtcTTCTCTTGTGTattcagtctttgtgctcccagtcctctgtcaGTTCGTCAGGTGATTTTCACCCAACCTGTGGGTCCTGCCCTGTTAGTTCCCTGTGTCTCGTGCCTTGTTGTTTCTGTTCGTTGGTTTTTGTTCCTaactgtatttctgtgttttggtttggttCTTCTGCCTCAGTTGGAGTTTTTGGATCACCAGAGTTTGGACTTTGTTAGTTTTTCCTAGATAGACTGTAAGTCAGTTTTTTCGTTACTGTTTATTAAATCATCTTTTTCACCACTCACTGCATTCTGGGTCCTGTTCACCGTAACTGACAGTGGCTCAGATCAACTGAActcaggaagtgaatgaaagacaCAATCAGGGATTTGTTGGCTGAGGAACCAGATTGAATGGACTTGACCATCAGGACCCGTCTCTactttgaacatgttttaatcCCACAGACCTTCAGGGAGAAGAAGGTCGCGTGACACATGAGAGAAGGAACATCTCTGATTTGATATTCATCTTCTCGTTACAGTTTGGactgaggtcagcagcaggtcatgagtctgtgttgacatgaacaggtgtatgaatgttgtgttgacatggTGATGATCCACAAGAACAGACGGACAAAGACTCATTGATCAGGATTATCAATGATttgattctttgttttattctttatccaggttgagtGACTGtagtttgtcagagatcagctgttcttctctggtctcagctctgaagtccaactcctcccacctgacagaactggacctgagctacaacaagctgcaggattcaggagtgaaggagctgtgtggttttctggagagtccacactgtcgactggagactctgaggtcagacaccttgttcacactgtatattgtcATTAATAACTCAGGTGTGCTGGTGTCTTTAAACGTCAGCGGCGACCATTTGACCAGATGTGTTCGACTAGTTCATAAACTCAACTCAGCACTTTCACAGACTGGACAGACTATGGAGTTATGttcctatctttattcaagagcgtggtcttttGGTTTGTGTGCATCACTTAGTGATTTCTCGTTCAGGttcttcattctttccttcaaaatctgcccTCACACTCAAATAGTTCTttcttgtgctcaaattgtttcttcttgcattcacatttattctgcttctgctcaaactgttcGCTTGTGcacaaatatattgttgctcgcACTTAGATTATGTTGTTGCTCacacagatttcctgctctcagcttcAACTCTTCTTCTGTGGATGTTTTGTGTGACAACCCTCTCAAAAACCCTCAACCAGTAGGATTGCAGGTGTAGTGTTGACCAATGGAAAGATCGCTGTGAATTTGCGGGTGCGTTCACTGACCTCTTAGAGCGCAGGAAGAGTCAAATACGAGTGGTAATGATTGAAGCCTTTGGAAattaatagtatttttttctcgTGCTTTTCTTATAATAAATGCTTGAAAACTGATAAGTAATGATTGTAATCTTGGTCACTCTTAAATAACACGGTATTGATGAGCACTTGATCTGTAGTTTACAACCCAATAGTGACACAAAAGGAGGGAGAGTGACATTGTATCATGACTGTAAGTCCATGCCTTCAGTACTGCGCTGACAGGAAAGAACATTACCAACCACTAGTATTTGACTCTTCCTGCGCCTCAGCGTTAACAAGTCATTCTggagtgtgttttgacagtagATAGTCGGAGTTTAAAAGTATTGTTGTCATAGTGTGAACTGTCTGTGGTGGTAAATGTGGCGGAACCATCGTGAAAACAGTGTTgatcagtttgtgtatttcctgAGAGGAGCCGAGAGTAACCAGTTGATTCAGGTGAACTCAAATCCAACTGTTCCCCGGAGGATGACGTCATCTATCAGTATGTGACGGACAGTCGTCGTGGCTCACGGTGATTATCGAGGACTTCCAGGTTTGCCATGTTTGCTGTAGTAAGATGGAATCCAGCTCAATGCGATCCTGCAAgaatttaattttcttcactttattttttacgtAGGTGGCTGAAAATTAGTGCTTACTTATACAATCATATTCGCTATGATATGTCAGATATGAGATGCGACGTGCACATCCCACTAATA from Scophthalmus maximus strain ysfricsl-2021 chromosome 3, ASM2237912v1, whole genome shotgun sequence carries:
- the LOC118314126 gene encoding NACHT, LRR and PYD domains-containing protein 3 isoform X3, whose translation is MKSKVFSQSQLSRTGGKTGNYRSVGASPLRPEKMSDLEEDEDRAESPVFSCVSMKSDWSKGHPPNFSPEPGPSHSEEKRSHVSEEKLPSCCASCQDVLKDPVSTSCGHWLCRRCITSYWDQSGSPGESSCPQCGQRSRTGPGAQTAADGGLQQVLDEHKISLRRRCECVTEGSDDRGSETLLNRIFTELYITEGQSEEVNTQHEVRQLETTSKKKTVHETPIKCHDIFKDGPDQQRRIRVVLTNGVAGVGKTFSVQKFTLDWAEGLENQDVSLLILLSFRELNLIRDQQHSLLTLLRVFHPSLQKVTEEKLAVCRLLFIFDGLDESRLSLDFNHREVVSGVTQSSSVNELLTNLIQGNLLPSALVWITSRPAAANQIPSTCVDRVTEVRGFTDAQKEEYFRRRFSDEELSSRIISHVKTSRSLHIMCQIPVFCWISATVLEHMLTTDQREELPKTLTDLYSHFLLVQTQRKKNKYHEGHETRPQELTEVDRKVLLKLGRLAFEHLQTGNIMFYQEDLERCGLDVTEASVYSGVCTEIFRRECVIFQKTVYCFVHLSVQEFLAAVYMFHCVTNRNTKVLYDFLGTKWINTQHDSLLENFLKMTMEKSLESQNGHLDLFVRFLHGLSLESNQRLLRGLMGRTENHPTIIQRVINNLKKMNSYEISPDRSINIFHCLIEMNDLSVHQEIQEFLKSENRSEKELSEIHCSALAYMLQMSEEVLVELDLNKYNTSLEGRWRLIPAVRNCRTARFIRCELSETHCEVVASALKSDPSHLTELDLTHNFSLQDSAVKLLSAGLESPHCRLETLRLSDCSLSEISCSSLVSALKSNSSHLTELDLSYNKLQDSGVKELCGFLESPHCRLETLRLWSCRLSEISCSSLASALKSNPSHLTELDLSGNKLQDSGVKELCGFLKSPHCRLETLRLNHCSLSEISCSSLASALKSNPSNLRQLDVSLNQLQYSVVKELCGFLESPHCRLETLRLMSCSLSEISCSSLASVLKSNPSHLKELDLSDNKLQDSGVKELCGFLESPHCRLETLRLMSCRLSEISCSSLASALKSNPSHLRQLDLRYNNLQDSGVKKLRDLVQTVEC
- the LOC118314126 gene encoding NACHT, LRR and PYD domains-containing protein 3 isoform X1, encoding MKSKVFSQSQLSRTGGKTGNYRSVGASPLRPEKMSDLEEDEDRAESPVFSCVSMKSDWSKGHPPNFSPEPGPSHSEQRSESPVFSFVSMKSDRSKDEPLDFSGEPGPSHSEEKRSHVSEEKLPSCCASCQDVLKDPVSTSCGHWLCRRCITSYWDQSGSPGESSCPQCGQRSRTGPGAQTAADGGLQQVLDEHKISLRRRCECVTEGSDDRGSETLLNRIFTELYITEGQSEEVNTQHEVRQLETTSKKKTVHETPIKCHDIFKDGPDQQRRIRVVLTNGVAGVGKTFSVQKFTLDWAEGLENQDVSLLILLSFRELNLIRDQQHSLLTLLRVFHPSLQKVTEEKLAVCRLLFIFDGLDESRLSLDFNHREVVSGVTQSSSVNELLTNLIQGNLLPSALVWITSRPAAANQIPSTCVDRVTEVRGFTDAQKEEYFRRRFSDEELSSRIISHVKTSRSLHIMCQIPVFCWISATVLEHMLTTDQREELPKTLTDLYSHFLLVQTQRKKNKYHEGHETRPQELTEVDRKVLLKLGRLAFEHLQTGNIMFYQEDLERCGLDVTEASVYSGVCTEIFRRECVIFQKTVYCFVHLSVQEFLAAVYMFHCVTNRNTKVLYDFLGTKWINTQHDSLLENFLKMTMEKSLESQNGHLDLFVRFLHGLSLESNQRLLRGLMGRTENHPTIIQRVINNLKKMNSYEISPDRSINIFHCLIEMNDLSVHQEIQEFLKSENRSEKELSEIHCSALAYMLQMSEEVLVELDLNKYNTSLEGRWRLIPAVRNCRTARFIRCELSETHCEVVASALKSDPSHLTELDLTHNFSLQDSAVKLLSAGLESPHCRLETLRLSDCSLSEISCSSLVSALKSNSSHLTELDLSYNKLQDSGVKELCGFLESPHCRLETLRLWSCRLSEISCSSLASALKSNPSHLTELDLSGNKLQDSGVKELCGFLKSPHCRLETLRLNHCSLSEISCSSLASALKSNPSNLRQLDVSLNQLQYSVVKELCGFLESPHCRLETLRLMSCSLSEISCSSLASVLKSNPSHLKELDLSDNKLQDSGVKELCGFLESPHCRLETLRLMSCRLSEISCSSLASALKSNPSHLRQLDLRYNNLQDSGVKKLRDLVQTVEC
- the LOC118314126 gene encoding NACHT, LRR and PYD domains-containing protein 12 isoform X4 is translated as MKSKVFSQSQLSRTGGKTGNYRSVGASPLRPEKMSDLEEDEDRAESPVFSCVSMKSDWSKGHPPNFSPEPGPSHSEQRSESPVFSFVSMKSDRSKDEPLDFSGEPGPSHSEEKRSHVSEEKLPSCCASCQDVLKDPVSTSCGHWLCRRCITSYWDQSGSPGESSCPQCGQRSRTGPGAQTAADGGLQQVLDEHKISLRRRCECVTEGSDDRGSETLLNRIFTELYITEGQSEEVNTQHEVRQLETTSKKKTVHETPIKCHDIFKDGPDQQRRIRVVLTNGVAGVGKTFSVQKFTLDWAEGLENQDVSLLILLSFRELNLIRDQQHSLLTLLRVFHPSLQKVTEEKLAVCRLLFIFDGLDESRLSLDFNHREVVSGVTQSSSVNELLTNLIQGNLLPSALVWITSRPAAANQIPSTCVDRVTEVRGFTDAQKEEYFRRRFSDEELSSRIISHVKTSRSLHIMCQIPVFCWISATVLEHMLTTDQREELPKTLTDLYSHFLLVQTQRKKNKYHEGHETRPQELTEVDRKVLLKLGRLAFEHLQTGNIMFYQEDLERCGLDVTEASVYSGVCTEIFRRECVIFQKTVYCFVHLSVQEFLAAVYMFHCVTNRNTKVLYDFLGTKWINTQHDSLLENFLKMTMEKSLESQNGHLDLFVRFLHGLSLESNQRLLRGLMGRTENHPTIIQRVINNLKKMNSYEISPDRSINIFHCLIEMNDLSVHQEIQEFLKSENRSEKELSEIHCSALAYMLQMSEEVLVELDLNKYNTSLEGRWRLIPAVRNCRTARFIRCELSETHCEVVASALKSDPSHLTELDLTHNFSLQDSAVKLLSAGLESPHCRLETLRLSDCSLSEISCSSLVSALKSNSSHLTELDLSYNKLQDSGVKELCGFLESPHCRLETLRLNHCSLSEISCSSLASALKSNPSNLRQLDVSLNQLQYSVVKELCGFLESPHCRLETLRLMSCSLSEISCSSLASVLKSNPSHLKELDLSDNKLQDSGVKELCGFLESPHCRLETLRLMSCRLSEISCSSLASALKSNPSHLRQLDLRYNNLQDSGVKKLRDLVQTVEC
- the LOC118314126 gene encoding NACHT, LRR and PYD domains-containing protein 12 isoform X6, translating into MKSKVFSQSQLSRTGGKTGNYRSVGASPLRPEKMSDLEEDEDRAESPVFSCVSMKSDWSKGHPPNFSPEPGPSHSEQRSESPVFSFVSMKSDRSKDEPLDFSGEPGPSHSEEKRSHVSEEKLPSCCASCQDVLKDPVSTSCGHWLCRRCITSYWDQSGSPGESSCPQCGQRSRTGPGAQTAADGGLQQVLDEHKISLRRRCECVTEGSDDRGSETLLNRIFTELYITEGQSEEVNTQHEVRQLETTSKKKTVHETPIKCHDIFKDGPDQQRRIRVVLTNGVAGVGKTFSVQKFTLDWAEGLENQDVSLLILLSFRELNLIRDQQHSLLTLLRVFHPSLQKVTEEKLAVCRLLFIFDGLDESRLSLDFNHREVVSGVTQSSSVNELLTNLIQGNLLPSALVWITSRPAAANQIPSTCVDRVTEVRGFTDAQKEEYFRRRFSDEELSSRIISHVKTSRSLHIMCQIPVFCWISATVLEHMLTTDQREELPKTLTDLYSHFLLVQTQRKKNKYHEGHETRPQELTEVDRKVLLKLGRLAFEHLQTGNIMFYQEDLERCGLDVTEASVYSGVCTEIFRRECVIFQKTVYCFVHLSVQEFLAAVYMFHCVTNRNTKVLYDFLGTKWINTQHDSLLENFLKMTMEKSLESQNGHLDLFVRFLHGLSLESNQRLLRGLMGRTENHPTIIQRVINNLKKMNSYEISPDRSINIFHCLIEMNDLSVHQEIQEFLKSENRSEKELSEIHCSALAYMLQMSEEVLVELDLNKYNTSLEGRWRLIPAVRNCRTARFIRCELSETHCEVVASALKSDPSHLTELDLTHNFSLQDSAVKLLSAGLESPHCRLETLRLSDCSLSEISCSSLVSALKSNSSHLTELDLSYNKLQDSGVKELCGFLESPHCRLETLRLWSCSLSEISCSSLASALKSNPSNLRQLDVSLNQLQYSVVKELCGFLESPHCRLETLRLMSCSLSEISCSSLASVLKSNPSHLKELDLSDNKLQDSGVKELCGFLESPHCRLETLRLMSCRLSEISCSSLASALKSNPSHLRQLDLRYNNLQDSGVKKLRDLVQTVEC
- the LOC118314126 gene encoding NACHT, LRR and PYD domains-containing protein 3 isoform X2, whose protein sequence is MKSKVFSQSQLSRTGGKTGNYRSVGASPLRPEKMSDLEEDEDRAESPVFSCVSMKSDWSKGHPPNFSPEPGPSHSEQRSESPVFSFVSMKSDRSKDEPLDFSGEPGPSHSEEKRSHVSEEKLPSCCASCQDVLKDPVSTSCGHWLCRRCITSYWDQSGSPGESSCPQCGQRSRTGPGAQTADGGLQQVLDEHKISLRRRCECVTEGSDDRGSETLLNRIFTELYITEGQSEEVNTQHEVRQLETTSKKKTVHETPIKCHDIFKDGPDQQRRIRVVLTNGVAGVGKTFSVQKFTLDWAEGLENQDVSLLILLSFRELNLIRDQQHSLLTLLRVFHPSLQKVTEEKLAVCRLLFIFDGLDESRLSLDFNHREVVSGVTQSSSVNELLTNLIQGNLLPSALVWITSRPAAANQIPSTCVDRVTEVRGFTDAQKEEYFRRRFSDEELSSRIISHVKTSRSLHIMCQIPVFCWISATVLEHMLTTDQREELPKTLTDLYSHFLLVQTQRKKNKYHEGHETRPQELTEVDRKVLLKLGRLAFEHLQTGNIMFYQEDLERCGLDVTEASVYSGVCTEIFRRECVIFQKTVYCFVHLSVQEFLAAVYMFHCVTNRNTKVLYDFLGTKWINTQHDSLLENFLKMTMEKSLESQNGHLDLFVRFLHGLSLESNQRLLRGLMGRTENHPTIIQRVINNLKKMNSYEISPDRSINIFHCLIEMNDLSVHQEIQEFLKSENRSEKELSEIHCSALAYMLQMSEEVLVELDLNKYNTSLEGRWRLIPAVRNCRTARFIRCELSETHCEVVASALKSDPSHLTELDLTHNFSLQDSAVKLLSAGLESPHCRLETLRLSDCSLSEISCSSLVSALKSNSSHLTELDLSYNKLQDSGVKELCGFLESPHCRLETLRLWSCRLSEISCSSLASALKSNPSHLTELDLSGNKLQDSGVKELCGFLKSPHCRLETLRLNHCSLSEISCSSLASALKSNPSNLRQLDVSLNQLQYSVVKELCGFLESPHCRLETLRLMSCSLSEISCSSLASVLKSNPSHLKELDLSDNKLQDSGVKELCGFLESPHCRLETLRLMSCRLSEISCSSLASALKSNPSHLRQLDLRYNNLQDSGVKKLRDLVQTVEC